A genomic window from Populus alba chromosome 19, ASM523922v2, whole genome shotgun sequence includes:
- the LOC118056532 gene encoding probable arabinosyltransferase ARAD1, which translates to MPPPKTTTTTLPCSIPTLFLAFTTLSFLCFSLFFLYNKNPSFPNPQATLQTSQNSIKVYVADLPRSLNYGLLDQYWSSSIPDTRISSDPDHQIRPKPTKNQKFPDYPENPLIKQYSAEYWITGDLMTPENLKFQSFAKRVFDFNQADVVFVPFFATLSAEMELAKGKGNFRRKEGNEDYRRQKQVVDIVRNSDAWKRSGGKDHVFVLTDPVAMWHLRAEIAPAVLLVVDFGGWYKLDSKSSNGSSSDMIQHTQVSLLKDVIVPYTHLLPRLQLSENKKRSTLLYFKGAKHRHRGGIVREKLWDLLVNEPGVIIEEGFPNATGREQSIRGMRSSEFCLHPAGDTPSSCRLFDAIQSLCIPVVVSDNIELPFEGMIDYTEFTVFVAVDDALKPRWLVDRLRSISVKQRNEFRRNMAKVQPIFQYDNGHPGGIGPISPDGAVNHIWKKVLQKLPAIKEAVVRERRKPPGVSVPMRCHCT; encoded by the exons ATGCCGCCACCAAAGACCACAACCACCACACTTCCATGCTCAATCCCAACTCTCTTCCTCGCTTTCACTACCCTTTCTTTCCTCTGCTTCTCCCTCTTCTTCCTCTACAACAAAAACCCATCTTTCCCTAATCCCCAAGCCACCCTCCAAACCTCTCAAAATTCCATCAAAGTCTATGTAGCTGACCTCCCTAGATCTCTCAACTACGGCCTCCTTGACCAATACTGGTCCTCCTCTATACCTGATACCCGTATTAGCTCCGACCCAGATCATCAGATCCGACCCAAACCCACCAAGAACCAAAAATTTCCTGATTACCCTGAGAATCCTTTGATTAAGCAGTACAGTGCTGAGTACTGGATCACTGGTGACTTAATGACACCAGAGAACttaaagtttcaatcttttgCTAAAAGGGTGTTTGATTTTAATCAAGCTGATGTTGTTTTCGTGCCCTTTTTTGCTACACTGAGTGCTGAAATGGAGCTTGCAAAAGGAAAGGGAAATTTTAGGAGAAAAGAAGGGAATGAGGATTATAGAAGGCAGAAGCAAGTGGTGGATATTGTGAGAAATTCGGATGCTTGGAAGCGATCTGGCGGGAAAGATCATGTCTTTGTTCTTACAG ACCCAGTTGCGATGTGGCATTTAAGAGCTGAGATAGCCCCAGCTGTTCTACTGGTGGTAGACTTTGGTGGGTGGTATAAGCTTGACTCAAAGTCATCGAATGGTAGTTCGTCAGATATGATACAGCATACCCAAGTCTCACTGCTGAAAGATGTGATTGTTCCATACACACATCTACTTCCTAGATTGCAGTTATCAGAGAACAAGAAACGCAGCACCCTTCTTTATTTTAAAGGAGCCAAACATAGGCACCGG GGAGGCATAGTTCGAGAAAAATTGTGGGACTTGCTGGTTAATGAGCCAGGAGTTATCATTGAAGAAGGATTCCCTAATGCTACTGGGAGGGAGCAGTCCATTAGAGGGATGAGATCGTCAGAATTCTGTTTGCACCCAGCTGGGGACACCCCCTCTTCTTGCCGGCTATTCGATGCCATCCAAAGCCTATGTATACCTGTTGTTGTAAGTGACAACATTGAGCTGCCATTTGAAGGCATGATAGATTACACAGAATTCACAGTTTTTGTTGCAGTTGATGATGCCTTGAAGCCCAGATGGCTGGTGGATCGTCTCAGAAGCATTTCTGTGAAACAGAGGAATGAATTCCGTAGAAATATGGCTAAGGTTCAACCGATATTTCAGTATGATAATGGTCATCCCGGTGGTATTGGTCCTATTTCTCCAGATGGTGCAGTGAATCACATATGGAAAAAGGTACTTCAAAAATTGCCTGCGATTAAGGAAGCTGTTGTTCGAGAGAGAAGAAAACCACCTGGTGTATCAGTTCCTATGCGTTGCCATTGTACCTGA